The following coding sequences lie in one Sinorhizobium fredii USDA 257 genomic window:
- a CDS encoding AAA family ATPase has product MKADVIPPKKPLQAQRFVWHDPVTIPRRQCIYPDLYYRGFATATVAPGGIGKSGLCLVEAVALASGRDLLRIGSRFRTDEKLRVWYWNGEDPFDELERQVHAICQHYGLGKDDIYGQLFLDSGRTTPIKLVTASGREGFRVNSTALKELEHTISGNGIDLAIFDPLANFVTANSNSNEVMGAISETCANIASHCDCGIGIVHHPRKTNGSTEITAEDARGGGALIAGCRVVRVLNRMTKDEAANAGIPGNGHRRYFRASLDKINLTPPRDDITWRFLEDVVLPNGDPDDLINPDGDHVRVVVPWRWPNAFDDVQSRHIIAFQDALEREETRIRSDQQSTDWVGHLLAEILDIDAGRFIRAKADRSDAQNAARSRCAEIIKEWIKSGILIEETVRDEKKSREIPVVRVGTRYA; this is encoded by the coding sequence GTGAAAGCCGATGTCATTCCCCCGAAGAAACCTCTACAGGCGCAGCGTTTCGTCTGGCATGATCCTGTTACCATCCCGCGCCGCCAATGCATCTATCCCGATCTCTATTATCGCGGTTTCGCCACTGCCACCGTCGCGCCCGGCGGCATCGGCAAGAGCGGCCTTTGCCTCGTCGAAGCCGTCGCGCTCGCCTCTGGCCGCGATCTCCTGCGCATTGGTTCCCGCTTCCGCACCGACGAGAAATTGCGCGTCTGGTACTGGAACGGCGAAGACCCTTTCGACGAACTGGAACGGCAGGTTCATGCCATTTGCCAGCATTACGGCCTCGGCAAAGACGATATCTATGGGCAGCTTTTCCTCGACAGCGGCCGAACCACGCCGATCAAGCTCGTTACGGCTTCCGGGCGTGAAGGGTTTAGAGTTAACAGCACGGCGCTCAAGGAACTTGAACATACGATCAGCGGCAATGGAATCGATCTCGCGATCTTCGATCCGCTCGCGAACTTCGTCACCGCCAATTCGAATTCCAACGAGGTCATGGGCGCGATCAGCGAAACATGTGCCAACATCGCCAGTCATTGCGATTGCGGCATCGGCATCGTCCACCATCCGCGCAAGACGAACGGCAGCACGGAAATCACCGCCGAGGATGCCAGAGGCGGCGGTGCCTTAATCGCCGGATGCCGTGTTGTCCGCGTCCTGAACCGCATGACGAAGGACGAGGCGGCAAACGCTGGCATTCCCGGCAATGGGCATCGCCGCTATTTCCGCGCCAGCCTCGACAAGATCAACCTGACACCGCCGCGCGACGACATCACCTGGCGCTTCCTCGAGGACGTGGTTCTGCCGAACGGCGACCCGGACGACCTCATCAATCCGGACGGCGATCACGTCCGCGTGGTCGTTCCATGGCGGTGGCCGAACGCCTTCGACGACGTCCAGAGCCGCCACATCATCGCCTTTCAGGATGCGCTCGAACGCGAGGAAACACGCATCCGGTCCGACCAACAGTCCACCGATTGGGTCGGTCATCTGCTCGCTGAAATACTCGACATCGATGCCGGTCGGTTCATCCGCGCCAAGGCGGACCGCAGCGATGCACAGAACGCGGCGCGCAGCCGCTGCGCCGAGATCATCAAGGAATGGATCAAGAGCGGAATACTCATTGAGGAGACCGTGAGAGATGAGAAAAAGAGCCGGGAAATTCCAGTTGTACGCGTCGGCACGCGGTACGCGTAA
- a CDS encoding DUF4326 domain-containing protein, with translation MSERRRMLDQGLTVVGTMRKVGGILVDHDLIAYAQDRGLVVRIDRQTDWGNPFRMTTETDRDLACDRFESYLRANPDLLARIPSLKGKLLLCWCHPRRCHGDTLAAVANEAAA, from the coding sequence ATGAGCGAGCGTCGCCGCATGCTCGACCAGGGTCTCACCGTTGTCGGAACCATGCGCAAGGTCGGCGGCATCCTCGTCGACCATGACCTGATCGCCTATGCGCAGGATCGCGGCCTTGTCGTCCGCATCGATCGCCAGACCGATTGGGGCAATCCCTTCCGGATGACAACAGAGACTGACCGCGATCTCGCCTGCGACCGGTTCGAAAGCTACCTGCGCGCCAATCCCGATCTGCTCGCACGCATCCCGTCACTCAAGGGCAAGTTGCTCTTGTGCTGGTGCCATCCCCGCAGGTGTCACGGCGACACGCTCGCAGCGGTGGCGAATGAAGCAGCAGCTTAA
- a CDS encoding helix-turn-helix domain-containing transcriptional regulator, producing MGGYVYTKLPFLTVPQPALTSPNPPISAKSRSMTLETIRFDIQDFLKTPEDQAGILEAALEDGDPDLIATILADIREAQRRNGIDPDAPKVTGALGDRG from the coding sequence ATGGGGGGCTATGTCTATACAAAATTGCCGTTTTTGACCGTCCCGCAACCGGCGCTAACCTCGCCTAATCCGCCGATTTCCGCTAAGAGTCGTTCTATGACACTGGAAACAATCCGCTTCGACATCCAAGACTTCCTCAAGACCCCGGAAGATCAGGCTGGCATTCTCGAAGCCGCCCTTGAAGACGGCGATCCTGATCTGATCGCAACGATCCTCGCCGACATTCGCGAAGCCCAGCGCAGGAATGGCATCGATCCCGACGCACCGAAGGTGACCGGCGCTCTTGGCGACCGGGGTTGA
- a CDS encoding D-alanyl-D-alanine carboxypeptidase family protein codes for MAAEEDTRLILAISADIASLKRAMKDADITVKQTTNAVNDNFKKVGPAADRAAKQITASMQNATRNLSFQFQDVTTSLLSGASPFTVMAQQAAQAGTAIDDLRKSGGLLKGIGSSLASLISPASLGVSAAILAFGYLTQEAIEFFSSTEEGSEEAKKAIKAQADELTAIRDRWKDINPEVATYIDQLLEATNQTQKLADKQALLDKAWEPVRGLVDEVDQALLDLTLKLDNLGQLDAIRELQKAQRAWRAEIDAGRPGLDELKRLQDLITQAATLTGISVDDLTGKIDSRLTPALKRAAQEAEGIRKSFIDMRPPPFAPPSMTPIPGQGGPVAGTIERQNEIFRREQMIKRGEEDAKAYRTGLLDYLAKDKPLSHITELEPEFQNRLAQFLAAAGEQAGRITITSGARSIERQAQLWQQALQKYGSPEAARKWVAPPGRSQHNVGRAADLQFESDAVREWAHANAEAYGLVFRLENEAWHVELRREGQRERKKKSLQDVVLSEKQAVELQQEINRINADATLSDEQRAIAIDKLTMSTKLLHQAEAEGIAITPQVRAEIERTATAYATTEAAQRRLTAARREDTARTEEQMRQQRELAEAVASTAKTAFSGFVNDLRNGVSAGEAFRNMLDRVIDGMINMAIEAIFAKNALGGLFGGGFGGGQAAIAFGGGAGLYHGGGDVRSTAPLRRVSPAVFAGAPRLHSGLLPDEFPAILQRGELVIPKAARRGSGPGMVDNSQVHFGNIKVDVQTGMVVASSEDGRQIGERINSAVRSVLVAESRPGGLLRKVPS; via the coding sequence ATGGCAGCCGAAGAAGACACCAGACTGATCCTTGCGATTAGCGCCGATATCGCCAGCCTGAAACGGGCGATGAAGGACGCCGACATCACGGTCAAGCAAACCACCAATGCCGTAAACGACAATTTCAAGAAGGTCGGACCGGCGGCGGATCGGGCGGCGAAGCAAATCACCGCGTCGATGCAGAACGCGACGCGCAACCTCTCCTTTCAGTTTCAGGACGTCACCACGTCGCTCTTGTCCGGCGCGTCGCCGTTTACCGTCATGGCGCAGCAGGCGGCGCAGGCGGGCACCGCCATCGACGATCTGCGCAAGTCGGGCGGGCTCTTGAAGGGCATCGGCTCGTCGCTCGCCAGCCTCATCTCCCCGGCATCGCTCGGCGTCTCGGCGGCAATCCTCGCCTTCGGCTACCTGACACAAGAGGCAATCGAATTCTTCTCGTCGACCGAGGAAGGCAGCGAGGAAGCGAAAAAGGCGATCAAGGCGCAGGCCGACGAACTGACGGCGATCCGCGACCGCTGGAAGGACATCAATCCCGAGGTGGCGACCTACATCGACCAGTTGCTCGAAGCGACGAACCAGACGCAGAAGCTCGCCGACAAGCAGGCGCTCCTCGACAAGGCGTGGGAACCGGTGCGCGGCCTCGTCGACGAGGTCGACCAGGCGCTCCTCGACCTGACTTTGAAGCTGGACAATCTCGGGCAACTGGACGCGATCCGCGAACTGCAGAAGGCGCAAAGGGCATGGCGCGCCGAGATCGATGCCGGTCGACCAGGTCTCGACGAGTTGAAGCGGCTGCAGGACCTCATCACTCAGGCGGCGACGCTGACCGGCATTTCGGTCGACGACCTCACCGGCAAGATCGACAGCCGGTTGACGCCAGCCCTGAAAAGGGCGGCGCAAGAGGCCGAGGGCATCAGGAAGTCATTCATCGACATGCGGCCGCCGCCCTTCGCGCCGCCGTCGATGACGCCCATTCCCGGACAGGGCGGGCCGGTCGCGGGCACCATCGAACGGCAGAATGAAATCTTCCGTCGCGAGCAGATGATCAAGCGGGGCGAGGAAGACGCGAAGGCATATCGCACCGGCCTCTTGGACTATCTCGCCAAGGACAAGCCGCTGTCGCACATCACCGAACTCGAACCGGAATTCCAGAACCGGTTGGCGCAATTCCTCGCGGCGGCGGGCGAGCAGGCGGGCAGGATCACCATCACCAGTGGCGCGCGCTCCATCGAGCGACAGGCGCAGCTGTGGCAGCAGGCTTTGCAGAAATACGGCTCACCGGAAGCGGCGCGCAAATGGGTCGCGCCGCCGGGCCGCTCGCAGCACAACGTCGGACGCGCCGCCGATTTGCAGTTCGAGTCGGATGCTGTCCGGGAATGGGCGCACGCCAATGCCGAGGCTTACGGGCTTGTCTTCCGGCTTGAGAACGAGGCGTGGCACGTCGAGCTCAGGCGCGAGGGGCAGCGCGAGCGCAAGAAGAAATCGCTGCAGGACGTTGTGCTGTCGGAGAAGCAGGCCGTCGAATTGCAGCAGGAGATCAACCGCATCAACGCTGATGCGACGCTTTCCGACGAGCAGCGCGCCATTGCCATCGACAAGTTGACGATGTCGACGAAACTGCTGCATCAGGCCGAGGCCGAGGGGATCGCCATTACACCGCAGGTGCGCGCCGAGATCGAGCGCACGGCGACGGCCTACGCGACGACCGAGGCGGCACAGCGGCGGCTCACTGCCGCTAGGCGGGAAGATACCGCCCGGACCGAGGAGCAGATGCGGCAGCAGCGGGAACTGGCCGAGGCGGTCGCTTCCACCGCCAAGACGGCATTTTCCGGTTTCGTCAACGATCTGAGGAACGGCGTCTCGGCGGGCGAAGCCTTCCGCAACATGCTGGACCGCGTCATCGACGGAATGATCAACATGGCAATCGAGGCGATATTCGCCAAGAACGCGCTCGGTGGCCTCTTCGGTGGCGGTTTTGGCGGCGGGCAGGCGGCAATTGCATTCGGCGGCGGTGCCGGTCTCTACCACGGCGGCGGCGACGTCCGGTCAACCGCGCCGCTTCGCCGGGTCTCGCCTGCCGTCTTTGCGGGTGCGCCGAGGCTGCATAGCGGACTCCTGCCGGACGAATTCCCGGCGATCCTGCAAAGAGGTGAACTCGTCATTCCGAAGGCGGCTCGGCGCGGCAGCGGTCCGGGAATGGTCGACAATTCGCAGGTCCATTTCGGCAATATCAAAGTCGATGTTCAAACCGGCATGGTCGTCGCCTCGTCCGAGGATGGCAGGCAGATTGGCGAACGGATCAACTCGGCGGTTCGATCCGTCCTCGTCGCCGAGTCGCGACCGGGCGGACTGTTGCGGAAGGTGCCGTCGTGA
- a CDS encoding helix-turn-helix domain-containing protein codes for MSRKAIAEGANVGASAITRIMLGDAKSPSFRVVNSIKRFYGETFPNADPPQQRFAPGCAPRAGR; via the coding sequence ATGTCGCGCAAAGCGATTGCCGAGGGTGCGAATGTCGGCGCGAGCGCGATCACGCGGATCATGCTCGGCGATGCCAAGTCGCCGTCATTCCGGGTGGTCAACTCGATCAAGCGCTTCTATGGCGAGACCTTCCCGAATGCCGATCCGCCGCAGCAACGGTTCGCGCCGGGATGCGCGCCACGGGCGGGGCGGTGA